Part of the Nicotiana tabacum cultivar K326 chromosome 20, ASM71507v2, whole genome shotgun sequence genome, TCCGGAGCTAAAGTGACGTATAGCTGACCGCATATATGCATGTCTAGCTGACACGTGGTTTTTTGCAACCGATCAATTCAGCACTCTTATTTCTAGGAGGAACTAGGAAAAGAAAGGGGGACTAGGGCTGTTTATCGGGCGGATTGGACAATTATTTACTCTTAATGGttcggcttatcggttatcggctgTTAAATGTGTTAATTCATTAGTCACCGGATAaaatatcgggcggattggtatcggtttagctattATCGAGCGGTTTATCGGCCTAGCTGAATCTGTATTACAGTGGACTATTTTGGTCCTTCATGTTACACTGTTACATGTAAATACCAGTAAAAAGCCAGTTTACTTTGCATGTACTCCCATCATTTTTCACTGTTACCttcaatggtcgtaaaacacaagCCACTGCTTGTTACTATCTTCAATACATTCTTCAGCTAACATAATAGTTAACACCTCCTACCATGACAATTACATCTGTCAAAATGAGTCCAGAATACAACTAGAGATAAAATGGAAATTTAGACGTAAAATCTAGAACAATTGAAGACGTCCAAAATCCAATTGTTGCAGTTTACAATACTTCAATTTCTGcagcttcaaagttcaaacaactTGCAAAGATGAGAGGAGGAATGAGTTGAGGAGCAGCAGATTCAGTCATCGAATATTCTACCTTTACCTTTACCTGATGCAACAACAGATTTAGACATTTTTAATGATGTTTGGTTTGATATCCTTTCATCAATAGCTTTAGAACAAGTACCACCATTTTGGGAGGAAGTTATTTTGTCCTTCCTACCGTTGTGTCTATATCAACAGCCTGCCCAAGAATCTCATTTTCATAGGCAAACTGGTTGTGAGTCCAATCATCGAATATTCTACCTTCACATAAAAATCTGCATTTTTGACAATTTATCTCATTTTACTCTTGCAACTTAGGCAGTACCAATCATGTCAGACGAGGTTTCCAAGTCAATAATTCATTGataggaaaaaaaattaattcaatgcGGAAAAGAAAGTTGTTCAGTTGCACAAAAGAGATAGATAAGCTCATGCCAAGCTTATGTTTTTGACCAACAGAAGGAACAACAATAGACAACAAGCACTAACACACATGAGTCATGCAATAAATATATTAATAGATTTATTAACACTGTATTATAATTCGAATTCTTACTAGATATATTAATACTACACGTCAATTATAGAAGGGTCTTTTCCATCGCTAGATAAAtctgaagaaaaaaattaaaataatgagtTGTGAGATAAATATAAGCATATCCACAACacttatatacaaaaaaatagagTAACAATATTATTACCTTGTTCAAGATGCTCGATTTTATCAAGATCTTCCTCAACACTAATaggttattttaattttttatttcgaAGCCAATCTTTAAGACACACTAGAGCTTGCACCAATTTAGGAgttaatgaactcctaaatgaatcaagaagaCGTCCTCCCGTACTAAACGTACATTCGGATGCCACATATGAAACCGGAACAACTAATACAACACGAGCCATCTCCGCAAGAACAGGAAATCTAGCTGAGTTCAATTTCCACCAGAGAAGAACATCAAATTCTTTAGTGTCATCCTCAGTTTCTTCACCAAAATATTTATCTAACTTTATTCTAGTATCCAAACCTCCACTCCcggtttatatttttttatatcttgcaTGAGTGAATCTAAAAGTCTTGTATTTTGGGTGCTTACTTGACTGCCAGAAAGCCCGGAAGCAGAAGTGTCCAATGAAGAACAATCTGAAGATAAAGCAAGCACGACACCTTTTGAGCTGGACTTTACATACTCACTAAATAATGAAGTCATGTACTTCTTCACTTCTGCTTGTATAGTTGCCCCCATATCTTTACCAAACATCTTTACAAGTGCATAGCCAACTGATTCGAGCTTGTAACGTGGAtccaaaatacatgaaataaaaattatcttgttcattttCCCTGGATCACCCCAATACTTATCAAACTTTTCTTTCATCTTCTTTGCCATTTCACTAAAAACTGTATCTTCATTTGCTATCAattgcttcaaataaacaacaaccgcacaaatttcaagaaaataaatattcGATGTAACATAACGTGATCCAGATATTTCAAAGTAAGAAGATAGAAGATTTCAAGaaactttataattttttttacattCTCCCAATCACTATTCAAAAGTTCACCTGTAGGTTTTCCAACTTCAATATAAGAATGCTCAAGATAATATCTCAGGCCAATTTCACTAGAAGCATAATGTAAAAATGCACTTTCAAATTCAACTGCCCTACGCAATATCAAGTCGGTGGAATTCCACCTAGTTGGAATATCCAAGCATAAAGTTTTTTTTACAATTGTGTTGTTCATCATCAAAACATTCTTGAAACCTCTTCAACCTCGCAGGAGATTGCCTAACATATCTCACTGCATGCCTAACACGTTCAATCAACACTGAAGATTCTTTTATACCATCCTGGACCACAAGATTCATGATGTGAGCCATACATCTCACGTGAAGGTGAATACCGTTCATCAAATTATTTCCCATTTCTGTTAATTGCTTAGACAATTCTTTTACTGTCATATCATTTGAGCTTGCATTATCAAATGTGACAGTGACGATCTTATTTATCCCCTACTCACGTAAGCACCTACTAATACCAGTTTCCATATCTTTGCCTTTATGACTAACAATaggacaaaaattaattattcttttaTGCATATTCCATTCACTATCAATCCAATGGGCAATGATACACATGTAATTGATTCTTTGTATAAAAGTCCAGGTATCAGTGCAAATACTTACTCTTTGTTTTGTTTCTATAAATGACCTCTTCAACTTTTGCTTTTCTTcattaaaaatatcaaaacaatcTCTAGTTACAGTACTACGGGAAGTGATACAGAAATAAGGTTGCGCCACTTTCATAAAGTCTCTAAAACCTTCTTTCTCAACAATGCTGAAAGGAAGCTCATCAACTATTACCATTCGACATAACGCCTTCCTACACTCTTCTGATAAAATTTCCAAGTAACAACAACTATGTTACCCTGACTACCCCCCGAAACAGATTGAAAGCCTAAATTTGATTAATTTTTATCAACAATTGTAGGGCATTTAAGACACTTAAACATATGAGAAAGAAGTGTCGATGTACCGTCTTTGGTCTTAAAACAATACTCAATAAAGAAATAgtcacatttttctttttttactccCTTCGGAAATAATGAATTTTATAAAATGATCTCACAGAACAAAcatttttttccttgttttggttatatttgactCCGTTGTTTCAGTTTGACTTATTGCATTTGAATTAGAAGCCCCACTTTTACCCATCAccttattattttgtatattttcagCCATGCTATGTGTCAcctcaacaagaaaagaaaaggaatgaaTACAAATGATAAAGAAACTACAATCTTTTTTATGACGAAGAAGTATTTTTCATTTAGAACTGAATCGAAATTGAATTAGAAAGTAAATTTATTTCCAGACAAAGTATGACTTGGAAAATGGCATTCTTCTACCACGAAATCCCTCTTTTAATCCCTAGAATAATTTTGACATTTCCCCACATTTTGACATATATTTGGTCTATTTTATCAATAGCATAACTAAAGATTCGACCATCAAGTAAAGAttcgaaaagaagaagaaagaaacttACCATCTGCTGCTTTGGCTATGGCCGTAAGCCCGTAATTGGAGTTCTGAGATTAGAGGTGACGTATGGAGGAAACGAGGAAATATTTGAGAAGAGAATGTGAGGTGAGAGACATCggctgagttgttgttgttgttgttgtgttgacTATAGTATTGCCTCAACCTTTAGACTTCAGAGTGTAGAGAGTCTAAGAGTGAGATTGTGAGAGGCGACGCAAGACGGCGAGAGGGAGAGCGAGACTCGAGAGGGCTAGGTTGTTGTTGCTTATGAGATCTAAGGGAAATTAGGAATTTTAGATGTTAGGGTTTCTAAAATGGAGTAATACTGATCCAGTACTGGAAGTGGAAGTGTGGAAAGGATttttatccgttaagaaaattgaataatcctcCCCTAAACTGATAAGtcgttaataataaaatttcaatatATTCCCCATCCGTTAAACCAATAAGccattatgtaacgacccgaccggtcattttgagcatttgcactttgttCGGTAGTTACGAGCATgcgtagctctgtatgatgtattatgacttatgggAATCGTCggctttggttttcaggttattcctaatcgatttggaagaattaATTTccttgttgaagctttaagttggaagagttgaccaagtttgacttttgtgaatttgaccccggaatagagttttgatagtttcgttaggcccggatggtgattttggactcgggcgtatgcccggatttgtatttggatatttctagaaggattcggcactaattggcgaaagttagaaatttgaaggtttggaaagttcataagtttgatcgggagttgactttgatgatatcgggttcggattgtagttctgggaattggaatagtttcattatgtcatttggaacttatgtgaaaaatttgagttcattccgcgttgatttgatacgtttcgatGCGAGTTTTGGAAACTGAAAGTTCAAagattcattaagtttgatttgaggtatgactcatcgtttcgatgttgttatgta contains:
- the LOC107776065 gene encoding zinc finger BED domain-containing protein RICESLEEPER 2-like; translation: MVIVDELPFSIVEKEGFRDFMKVAQPYFCITSRSTVTRDCFDIFNEEKQKLKRSFIETKQRGINKIVTVTFDNASSNDMTVKELSKQLTEMGNNLMNGIHLHVRCMAHIMNLVVQDGIKESSVLIERVRHAVRYVRQSPARLKRWNSTDLILRRAVEFESAFLHYASSEIGLRYYLEHSYIEVGKPTGELLNSDWENQLIANEDTVFSEMAKKMKEKFDKYWGDPGKMNKIIFISCILDPRYKLESVGYALVKMFGKDMGATIQAEVKKYMTSLFSEYVKSSSKGVVLALSSDCSSLDTSASGLSGKTEDDTKEFDVLLWWKLNSARFPVLAEMARVVLVVPVSYVASECRIFDDWTHNQFAYENEILGQAVDIDTTVKVKVEYSMTESAAPQLIPPLIFASCLNFEAAEIELYSGLILTDVIVMVGGVNYYVS